In Carboxydothermus pertinax, a genomic segment contains:
- the pheT gene encoding phenylalanine--tRNA ligase subunit beta, protein MNISFNWIQEFCEVPFTAQELGDKLTSVGVAVEKVTYLGKLEKIVVGEILEVKAIPETELYKVKVSTGTGIYEVITGAKNAFIGEKYPFALPGAVLPNGIKIEERKIRGFISQGMLLSAEELGLLERKGVESGLMILPREVPVGENIAKVLDLDDYLLELDLTPNRGDCLSVLGVAREVAALTGHRLKLLEPELPLSESECPVKITIANPELCHRYMGIVLTNVKVGPSPLWLEQKLRKSGIRPINNIVDVTNYILLEYGQPLHAFDLEKLSGPEIIVRNAKPGEKITTLDGVSRELLPDMLVIADREKPVAIAGIMGGQNTEVDLETKAILIESAWFNPVSVRKTARKLGLRTDASQRFEKNVDIEGVKRALVKAAQMICELTGGTIQGKFEDVYPKKFEPKVIAVNLEKVEKFLGISLNLVKAEEILESLGFKVIPGNNKLLVEVPSYRPDIALEADIYEEFARYLGYNNFPDTLPVGLTTSGYSPEYNLEYKVKNLLAALGLQEVITYSFINPESYKKLGLSVDEVLEKSVVLLNPLSIEQSVMRKTLLPGLLDVAKRNENRQQENLMLFEIGNVFEKSSEELPLETKFIGGIALGNKPGNWFGKPQKYDFYYVKGLLESFFTALGIKLYSFLPAKDLPFLHPGKAARIYIESIEVGFIGELHPLVQREFEFKNSPIVFELNYDVLKTVVKQDKKFTPLSPYPEVKRDIALVVERDIPAGVLLEVIEGLAIPTLKEIDIFDVYEGEKLGSGKKSIAFSLTFSSMEKTLSDEEINNTIAYIVNALQEKTGAVLRTF, encoded by the coding sequence GTGAATATATCGTTTAACTGGATTCAAGAATTTTGTGAAGTACCCTTTACAGCCCAAGAGCTTGGAGATAAATTAACTTCGGTAGGGGTAGCAGTTGAAAAAGTAACTTATTTAGGAAAGCTTGAGAAAATTGTAGTAGGAGAAATTCTTGAAGTAAAAGCTATTCCTGAAACGGAACTTTATAAAGTAAAGGTTTCAACTGGAACTGGTATTTATGAAGTTATTACGGGGGCAAAAAATGCTTTTATTGGGGAGAAGTATCCTTTTGCCCTACCCGGGGCCGTATTGCCAAATGGAATAAAAATTGAAGAGCGCAAAATTCGGGGATTTATTTCCCAGGGAATGCTGCTTTCGGCAGAAGAGTTGGGGCTTTTAGAAAGAAAAGGGGTCGAGTCGGGTTTAATGATTTTACCACGGGAAGTACCGGTGGGTGAGAATATCGCAAAAGTTTTGGATCTTGATGATTATCTGCTGGAACTCGATTTAACCCCCAACCGGGGGGATTGTCTATCGGTATTGGGGGTTGCCCGGGAAGTAGCTGCTTTAACTGGACATAGGTTAAAATTGCTTGAGCCAGAGTTACCTTTGTCCGAAAGTGAATGTCCGGTGAAGATTACGATTGCCAATCCAGAATTATGTCATCGCTATATGGGGATTGTTCTTACTAATGTTAAAGTGGGGCCTTCCCCCCTTTGGCTTGAACAAAAGCTTAGAAAATCAGGGATTCGTCCTATTAATAATATTGTGGATGTTACCAATTACATATTACTGGAGTATGGACAGCCTTTGCATGCTTTTGACCTTGAAAAGCTAAGTGGGCCTGAAATAATTGTACGAAACGCAAAACCCGGAGAAAAAATAACTACTTTAGATGGTGTAAGTCGCGAATTATTGCCGGATATGCTGGTTATTGCTGACCGGGAGAAGCCAGTTGCTATAGCGGGAATAATGGGCGGACAAAATACAGAAGTGGATTTGGAAACAAAGGCCATTTTAATAGAGTCTGCCTGGTTTAACCCTGTATCAGTCAGGAAAACAGCGAGAAAACTAGGATTACGGACCGATGCTTCCCAGCGATTTGAGAAAAATGTTGATATTGAAGGAGTTAAGCGGGCTTTAGTTAAAGCGGCGCAAATGATTTGCGAGTTGACAGGAGGAACTATTCAAGGAAAGTTCGAAGATGTTTACCCGAAAAAATTTGAGCCTAAGGTTATTGCAGTTAATCTTGAAAAAGTGGAAAAGTTTCTGGGTATATCATTAAACCTTGTAAAAGCTGAAGAAATATTAGAGTCGTTAGGCTTCAAAGTTATCCCGGGTAATAATAAGCTGTTGGTTGAAGTACCAAGCTATCGCCCTGATATAGCATTAGAAGCTGATATTTATGAAGAATTTGCCCGTTATCTTGGGTATAATAATTTTCCTGATACTTTGCCGGTAGGCCTTACCACTAGTGGATACTCCCCGGAATATAACCTTGAATATAAGGTAAAAAATCTTTTAGCAGCCCTTGGACTGCAGGAAGTGATTACTTATAGTTTTATTAATCCAGAGTCTTATAAAAAGCTTGGGCTTTCAGTGGATGAGGTACTGGAAAAAAGTGTAGTTCTCTTAAATCCTCTAAGTATTGAACAGTCGGTAATGCGAAAAACTTTGCTTCCAGGCCTATTGGATGTTGCTAAAAGGAATGAGAACCGGCAGCAAGAAAATTTAATGCTTTTTGAAATTGGTAATGTCTTTGAAAAAAGTAGTGAGGAGTTACCGCTGGAAACCAAATTTATTGGTGGAATCGCTCTTGGGAATAAACCTGGAAATTGGTTTGGAAAACCTCAAAAGTATGATTTTTATTATGTAAAAGGGTTATTAGAAAGCTTTTTTACAGCTTTAGGGATAAAACTTTATAGCTTTTTACCGGCAAAAGACTTACCTTTTCTCCATCCAGGAAAGGCTGCCCGGATTTATATAGAGAGCATTGAGGTGGGTTTTATTGGTGAACTTCATCCTCTTGTCCAAAGAGAATTTGAATTTAAAAACTCGCCTATTGTTTTTGAGCTAAATTATGATGTGCTAAAAACTGTTGTAAAACAAGATAAAAAATTTACACCCCTTTCGCCTTATCCTGAAGTTAAGAGGGATATTGCTCTGGTGGTTGAACGGGATATTCCGGCAGGGGTTTTACTGGAGGTTATTGAAGGTTTAGCCATTCCTACTTTAAAAGAGATCGATATCTTCGATGTTTATGAAGGGGAGAAGTTAGGGTCAGGTAAAAAGAGTATTGCTTTTTCTTTAACCTTTAGTTCAATGGAAAAGACTTTGAGTGATGAAGAAATTAATAATACAATAGCTTATATTGTTAATGCTTTACAAGAGAAAACCGGTGCCGTTTTAAGAACTTTTTAA
- the rpmI gene encoding 50S ribosomal protein L35 produces the protein MPKIKTKKAAAKRFKKTGSGKVKRFHAFHSHLLGHKEAKRKRRLRKSALVSKGDMKIIKKILPY, from the coding sequence ATGCCCAAAATTAAAACCAAAAAAGCAGCAGCCAAGCGGTTTAAGAAAACTGGCTCTGGCAAAGTTAAGCGCTTTCATGCTTTTCATAGTCACCTGTTAGGTCACAAAGAGGCTAAAAGAAAGAGAAGACTTAGAAAGTCAGCCCTGGTAAGTAAAGGGGACATGAAAATTATTAAAAAGATTTTACCGTATTAA
- a CDS encoding TrkH family potassium uptake protein, giving the protein MTVFVLKSKKEKNILRRLTPAQILVLGFAGVILLGTVLLMLPISSKDGTVTSFLDALFTATSAVCVTGLVVLDTGTYWSLFGQVVIMLLIQVGGLGFMTIATLFAIILGRRINLRERIVIQEALNQASLEGIIKLTKQVIVFTFGIEGVFAVILGLRFSQDYGFLTGMWFGVFHAISAFNNAGFDLIGNFKSLTPYVGDILINLSIAFLIIAGGIGFYVISELSNYRKKGRLSIHTKITLTTTGILLLVGTVVIFIMEYGNGKTLGALPLGHKLLASFFQAVTPRTAGFNTLDIASLHPATQFFIIILMFIGASPGSTGGGVKTTTFAVLTLAVVNIILGRDEILVYNRRLPREQIFKAIAIVMISLALINIVTFILTFTEGHNILMNMFETVSAFGTVGLSMGLTPELSKFGRVLIILMMFFGRLGPLTITFALAQRRKKALFTLPEEKVMVG; this is encoded by the coding sequence ATGACGGTGTTTGTACTAAAATCAAAAAAGGAAAAAAATATTTTACGACGATTAACTCCTGCGCAAATCCTGGTTTTGGGATTTGCAGGAGTTATTCTTTTAGGTACAGTTTTATTAATGTTGCCAATTTCTTCTAAAGATGGAACGGTAACTTCTTTTCTAGATGCTTTATTTACTGCAACTTCGGCGGTATGTGTTACGGGTTTGGTAGTGCTGGATACTGGGACTTATTGGTCGCTTTTTGGGCAAGTTGTCATTATGCTCTTAATTCAAGTGGGCGGCCTTGGATTTATGACTATAGCTACGCTTTTTGCTATTATTTTAGGCCGCAGGATTAATTTACGAGAACGAATTGTTATTCAAGAAGCCTTAAATCAGGCAAGTTTAGAAGGGATAATTAAGTTAACAAAACAAGTTATTGTATTTACTTTTGGTATTGAAGGAGTATTCGCTGTTATCTTAGGCTTGAGATTTTCACAGGATTATGGATTTCTTACCGGTATGTGGTTTGGTGTATTCCATGCAATTTCGGCATTTAATAATGCGGGTTTTGATTTAATAGGAAATTTTAAAAGCTTAACTCCTTATGTGGGAGATATTCTAATAAATCTTTCTATTGCCTTTTTGATCATTGCTGGTGGTATTGGATTTTATGTTATTTCAGAACTTTCTAATTATAGAAAAAAAGGAAGATTATCCATCCATACCAAAATAACCTTAACTACTACCGGAATATTATTATTAGTTGGGACGGTTGTAATTTTTATAATGGAATATGGTAATGGTAAAACTTTAGGAGCGCTACCTTTAGGACATAAACTCTTAGCGTCTTTTTTTCAAGCGGTTACTCCTAGAACTGCAGGTTTTAATACCTTAGACATTGCTTCCCTTCATCCTGCCACCCAGTTTTTCATCATTATTTTAATGTTTATAGGGGCATCTCCAGGCTCTACTGGAGGTGGTGTTAAAACCACAACCTTTGCTGTTCTGACTTTGGCCGTGGTAAATATCATTCTCGGGCGTGACGAGATATTAGTTTATAACCGTCGTTTACCCCGAGAACAAATTTTTAAAGCTATTGCTATTGTTATGATTTCGTTGGCTTTAATCAACATTGTTACTTTTATACTTACTTTTACCGAAGGACACAATATCTTAATGAATATGTTTGAAACTGTTTCAGCTTTTGGTACTGTAGGGCTATCGATGGGACTGACGCCTGAACTATCAAAATTTGGTAGGGTTTTAATAATCTTAATGATGTTTTTTGGACGTTTGGGTCCTCTTACCATTACTTTTGCTTTAGCCCAGCGGCGGAAAAAAGCTTTATTTACTTTACCGGAAGAAAAGGTTATGGTTGGATAG
- the infC gene encoding translation initiation factor IF-3, with amino-acid sequence MTKDLRINEEIRAKEVRVVKEDGTQLGIMPLKEALKLAEEMELDLVEIAPTAKPPVCKIMDYGKYRYQQSKKEKEAKKKQKIINVKEIKIRPSIEEHDFKVKLKNVLRFLEDGDKVKVTVMFRGRELAHPEIAYELLNKLSQEVGSIAVVERPAKLEGRNMIMILAPKS; translated from the coding sequence ATTACCAAAGATTTACGGATTAACGAAGAAATCAGGGCCAAAGAAGTGCGGGTAGTAAAGGAAGATGGCACTCAACTTGGTATAATGCCGTTAAAAGAAGCCCTGAAACTTGCCGAAGAAATGGAGCTTGACTTAGTGGAAATTGCACCTACTGCAAAGCCGCCGGTTTGCAAAATTATGGATTACGGCAAGTATCGCTATCAACAAAGTAAAAAAGAAAAGGAAGCAAAAAAGAAACAAAAAATTATTAACGTAAAAGAAATTAAGATACGCCCGTCAATTGAAGAGCATGATTTTAAAGTAAAATTAAAAAACGTTCTCCGCTTTTTAGAAGACGGAGATAAAGTAAAAGTTACCGTTATGTTTCGCGGACGGGAGTTAGCGCATCCGGAAATTGCTTATGAACTTCTAAACAAATTGTCCCAAGAGGTTGGCAGTATTGCGGTGGTTGAACGCCCTGCCAAGCTTGAGGGTAGAAATATGATTATGATTTTAGCACCAAAGTCATAA
- the pheS gene encoding phenylalanine--tRNA ligase subunit alpha → MNTEELWQSYLYEVNKVSNLTELQTVKVKFLGKKGEVTLALKSLKDLPPDIRPEVGQKINAVKKLIEEDLEKKEQELAQKALAKKLEQEAIDVTLPGFPLPLGKLHPLTVVQHRVVEIFTSMGFAVATGPEIEKDYYNFEALNLPKEHPARDMQDSFYITEEVLLRTHTSPVQVRVMEKFAPKLPIRIISPGKVYRRDDDATHSPMFAQCEGLAVDRNIRFSDLKGVLLTFIKELFGPKTKMRLRPSYFPFTEPSAEVDISCVMCGGVGCKVCKGSGWLEILGSGMVHPRVLEMAGYDSSQVTGFAFGMGLERIAMLLYGIDDLRLFYDNDLRFLQLF, encoded by the coding sequence TTGAATACCGAGGAGCTTTGGCAATCTTATTTATATGAGGTTAATAAAGTCTCCAATTTAACTGAATTACAGACGGTAAAGGTTAAATTTTTGGGTAAAAAAGGAGAAGTTACCCTTGCGCTTAAAAGTTTAAAAGATTTACCACCGGATATTCGTCCGGAAGTGGGACAAAAAATAAATGCTGTAAAAAAATTAATAGAGGAAGATTTGGAGAAAAAAGAACAGGAGCTGGCCCAAAAAGCTTTGGCAAAAAAACTTGAACAGGAAGCGATTGATGTTACCTTACCGGGTTTTCCTTTACCTTTAGGCAAACTTCATCCGTTAACTGTCGTCCAACACCGGGTCGTGGAAATTTTTACTTCGATGGGCTTTGCGGTTGCTACCGGACCGGAAATTGAAAAAGATTATTATAATTTTGAAGCATTAAATTTACCCAAGGAGCATCCCGCCCGGGATATGCAAGATTCTTTTTATATAACGGAAGAAGTACTCTTAAGAACTCATACCTCTCCAGTACAGGTACGGGTTATGGAGAAATTTGCGCCAAAATTGCCAATTAGGATAATTTCACCTGGGAAAGTATATCGCCGGGATGATGATGCCACCCATTCGCCCATGTTTGCCCAGTGTGAAGGACTTGCGGTGGACAGAAATATTCGTTTTTCCGATTTAAAGGGAGTTCTTTTAACTTTCATTAAAGAATTATTTGGGCCTAAAACAAAAATGCGCCTAAGGCCAAGTTATTTTCCCTTTACGGAGCCTAGCGCTGAGGTGGATATATCATGTGTAATGTGTGGTGGCGTCGGGTGTAAGGTTTGCAAAGGTTCTGGCTGGCTGGAAATTTTAGGCTCAGGGATGGTTCACCCCAGAGTTTTGGAAATGGCCGGGTATGATAGTAGCCAGGTTACAGGATTTGCTTTTGGTATGGGTTTAGAGCGGATTGCTATGCTTTTGTATGGAATTGATGATTTAAGGCTCTTTTATGACAACGACCTTCGTTTCTTGCAATTGTTTTAA
- the rplT gene encoding 50S ribosomal protein L20, with protein sequence MPRAKSSVVSRKRHKKILKLAKGYFGSKSKLFRVAKQQVMKSLMYAYRDRKARKREFRKLWITRINAAARMHGLSYSRMMNGLKKAGVEINRKMLADLAVNDKNAFAELVEIAKKNLN encoded by the coding sequence ATGCCAAGAGCAAAAAGTAGCGTAGTTTCAAGAAAGCGTCATAAAAAAATATTAAAGTTAGCAAAAGGATATTTTGGTTCTAAAAGTAAGCTTTTTCGGGTTGCTAAACAGCAGGTAATGAAATCTTTAATGTATGCTTATCGGGATAGAAAGGCCAGAAAAAGGGAATTTAGAAAGCTTTGGATTACAAGGATTAATGCAGCAGCCAGAATGCATGGACTTTCTTACAGCCGGATGATGAATGGCTTAAAGAAAGCCGGGGTAGAAATAAATAGGAAAATGCTTGCTGATTTAGCAGTAAATGATAAAAATGCCTTTGCCGAGCTTGTAGAAATTGCAAAGAAGAATTTGAATTAA
- a CDS encoding TrmH family RNA methyltransferase — protein sequence MIKKITSKENPFYKQLRKLYHEGAYRRKTGLLVVEGEKLVFEIINGDWTVEQLVVSESYWKKNVIFKKYKKYNNIIILPDSLFNGVSDLITPEGIIAVVEAKSLTFPWEQDGAFLILDGLQDPGNAGNLLRAALGFGLKGAILLPPAVDVYNPKVIRASAGASLKLPVLRMEANKLIEIFHKTKFPLLLAEAEGGMEVFNYKFPTKFFLAIGSEGRGISATLEGLPHQKIFIPMPGAIESLNAALAGGIIMYEWAKNRVNL from the coding sequence GTGATTAAGAAAATAACCAGCAAAGAAAATCCTTTCTACAAGCAATTAAGAAAATTGTATCATGAAGGAGCTTATCGGCGTAAAACAGGTTTATTGGTGGTTGAAGGGGAAAAACTTGTTTTTGAAATAATTAATGGTGACTGGACAGTGGAGCAGTTAGTAGTAAGTGAGAGTTACTGGAAGAAAAATGTTATTTTTAAGAAATATAAGAAGTATAATAATATAATTATTTTACCTGACAGTTTATTTAATGGAGTTTCAGATTTAATAACCCCAGAGGGAATTATTGCTGTGGTTGAAGCAAAATCTTTAACATTTCCGTGGGAACAGGATGGCGCCTTTTTAATTCTTGATGGCTTACAGGACCCTGGGAATGCAGGAAATTTGCTCCGGGCAGCTCTGGGATTCGGGCTAAAGGGGGCAATTTTACTTCCACCGGCGGTTGATGTCTATAATCCAAAAGTAATAAGGGCATCAGCTGGTGCATCGCTAAAGCTTCCAGTTTTACGAATGGAGGCTAACAAGTTAATAGAGATTTTTCATAAAACTAAGTTCCCCCTATTATTAGCGGAAGCGGAAGGGGGAATGGAAGTCTTTAATTACAAGTTTCCAACAAAATTTTTCTTAGCCATCGGTAGCGAAGGGCGAGGTATTAGTGCTACTCTTGAGGGTTTACCTCATCAAAAGATTTTTATTCCCATGCCAGGGGCAATTGAATCTCTAAATGCTGCTTTAGCTGGCGGAATTATTATGTATGAATGGGCAAAAAATAGAGTTAACTTGTAG
- a CDS encoding cell division protein ZapA — protein sequence MNRIEVEIDGEKYYLKGSLPEGEVLELARSLDEKLKEIKEKYPKLPWHWYYVLLSLNLAKELKDLKQKYDLVAAALNEESGDRE from the coding sequence TTGAATCGAATTGAGGTGGAAATAGACGGGGAAAAATACTATTTAAAAGGCAGTTTACCGGAAGGGGAAGTTTTAGAACTTGCTCGCAGTTTAGATGAAAAACTAAAAGAAATAAAGGAGAAATATCCAAAACTACCCTGGCATTGGTATTACGTGTTACTTAGTTTAAATTTAGCAAAAGAACTTAAGGACTTAAAGCAAAAGTATGACTTAGTTGCTGCTGCCCTTAATGAAGAAAGTGGGGACAGGGAATGA
- a CDS encoding PHP domain-containing protein, which yields MINLKLSKIFEDFAVMLEYKEENIFKINAYRQAARVLKKTNDLDKYVMEDRLGELPGIGKNLREKILEYYRTGKIAEYENLKKEIPLIIFDLLKIPGIGVKTARLIYRSFNPNTLDEVESLAKAHKLKEVAGIGSKTEQQILVGIASIREWQEKIPVSLYSRNVNEILEIIKSIPGVEKVSVTGRLRLKEEIIPYYHFLIVFNKSPDEFVKIMENLGYTLLSQEEGFLFLAPEGFKLKIEFCAKNNWGNKLFSTTGPETFLSVFGVLDDNFAEEEMIFSTKGLPFIEPELRTADGLFEFLQEKELRDLLTLSDIKGDLHIHSRHSDGVCTIKELAITAQNNGYEYLAITDHSQSLTVAKGLDEARLLTQIEEIEKLNQELSGITILKGIEVDILKDGSLDLPDKLLAQLDIVVASVHTGFKLPGEEQTVRIIEAIKNEHVDIIGHPTGRLLGRREQYDVNVDEIIYQAAKYHTALEINSSPERLDLKDEYVARARKEGVLISINTDAHDIHRLTNDLQFGVMVARKALLTKNEVLNAKDLKSLKKFLRK from the coding sequence ATGATTAATTTAAAACTTAGTAAAATCTTTGAAGACTTTGCGGTTATGCTTGAATATAAAGAAGAGAATATTTTTAAAATCAATGCTTACCGTCAGGCGGCTCGGGTCTTGAAAAAGACCAACGATTTGGATAAATATGTAATGGAAGACCGTCTGGGGGAACTGCCGGGAATTGGGAAAAATTTAAGAGAAAAGATCTTAGAATATTATCGGACCGGAAAAATTGCTGAATATGAAAATTTAAAAAAAGAAATTCCTTTAATCATTTTTGATTTGTTAAAGATACCGGGAATAGGGGTAAAAACGGCAAGACTTATTTATAGGAGTTTTAATCCCAATACCTTAGATGAGGTTGAAAGCCTGGCTAAAGCCCACAAATTAAAAGAAGTTGCTGGAATTGGTAGTAAAACGGAGCAGCAAATCTTGGTAGGGATAGCATCAATTCGGGAATGGCAAGAAAAAATTCCAGTAAGCCTTTATAGCCGCAATGTAAATGAGATCCTCGAAATAATCAAAAGCATACCGGGAGTGGAGAAAGTAAGTGTAACTGGTCGTTTAAGGTTAAAAGAAGAAATAATTCCCTATTATCACTTTTTGATAGTTTTTAATAAATCCCCAGACGAATTTGTAAAGATTATGGAAAATCTCGGGTACACCCTGTTGAGTCAAGAAGAAGGATTTCTCTTTTTAGCTCCTGAAGGATTTAAGCTTAAAATAGAGTTTTGTGCAAAAAATAATTGGGGAAATAAATTGTTTAGTACTACTGGTCCTGAAACTTTTCTCAGTGTCTTTGGGGTTTTAGACGATAATTTTGCGGAAGAAGAAATGATTTTTAGTACTAAAGGTTTACCTTTCATAGAACCGGAATTGAGGACAGCGGACGGGCTTTTTGAATTTCTACAGGAAAAAGAACTTCGGGATTTACTTACCCTTTCGGACATCAAGGGGGATTTGCATATTCATTCCCGGCATAGCGATGGGGTATGTACCATAAAAGAATTAGCTATTACGGCTCAAAATAACGGCTATGAATATCTTGCTATTACTGATCATTCCCAAAGTCTTACCGTCGCCAAAGGACTTGATGAAGCAAGACTTTTAACCCAAATCGAGGAAATAGAGAAGTTAAACCAGGAATTATCGGGAATTACTATCTTAAAAGGAATTGAAGTTGATATCTTAAAGGATGGTTCATTAGACTTGCCGGATAAGCTGTTGGCCCAGCTGGACATTGTGGTTGCTTCGGTTCATACGGGTTTTAAACTTCCTGGAGAAGAACAAACCGTAAGAATTATAGAGGCTATTAAAAACGAACATGTGGATATTATTGGTCATCCTACCGGTAGATTATTGGGACGTCGAGAACAATATGACGTAAATGTCGATGAAATCATTTATCAAGCAGCTAAGTACCATACCGCTCTAGAAATAAATAGTTCCCCGGAACGGTTAGATTTAAAAGATGAATATGTAGCCCGCGCTCGTAAGGAAGGGGTTCTAATTTCTATTAACACTGATGCCCACGATATTCATCGATTAACTAATGATTTACAATTTGGAGTTATGGTGGCGCGCAAAGCCCTTTTAACCAAAAACGAGGTCTTAAATGCGAAAGACTTAAAGTCACTCAAAAAATTCTTAAGAAAATAA
- a CDS encoding potassium channel family protein produces MESKQFGVIGLGRFGSSVAKTLSELGYEVLAVDSSEERVEEIKDYVTHAVCADATDEHTLKAVGIRNCDEVVVAIGQEMQNSILITLMLKEMGIKKVWAKAQNDLHGKILSKVGADHVIYPEKEMGIKVANKMVANNILEFIELSEEYSILEISIPPRYLGKTIKEIDVRAKYGFTILAIKRGNQLLISPSSDEQFQTGDILVLIGRNENFKKLERDIGD; encoded by the coding sequence ATGGAGTCGAAACAATTTGGGGTTATTGGCCTTGGACGCTTTGGCTCTAGCGTTGCTAAAACCTTAAGTGAATTGGGCTACGAAGTGTTAGCTGTGGATAGCAGTGAAGAACGGGTGGAAGAAATAAAAGATTATGTAACCCATGCGGTCTGTGCTGATGCCACCGATGAGCATACCTTAAAGGCTGTAGGTATTAGAAACTGTGATGAAGTGGTTGTGGCTATTGGGCAGGAAATGCAAAATAGTATCTTAATAACTTTAATGTTAAAAGAGATGGGGATTAAAAAAGTCTGGGCCAAAGCTCAAAACGATTTGCATGGTAAAATTTTATCTAAAGTGGGAGCTGACCATGTTATCTATCCTGAGAAAGAGATGGGGATTAAAGTTGCCAATAAGATGGTGGCTAACAACATTTTAGAATTTATTGAACTATCCGAGGAGTATTCTATCCTGGAAATTTCAATTCCGCCTCGCTATTTAGGAAAAACTATTAAAGAAATTGATGTTCGGGCCAAATACGGCTTTACCATTTTAGCCATTAAACGGGGAAATCAGTTGTTAATATCTCCCTCTTCCGATGAGCAATTTCAGACTGGTGATATCTTAGTTTTAATTGGACGGAATGAAAACTTTAAAAAGCTGGAGCGGGATATAGGTGATTAA